Below is a genomic region from Macaca thibetana thibetana isolate TM-01 chromosome 1, ASM2454274v1, whole genome shotgun sequence.
AATATAATTCTGCTTCTTCTGAGCAACTTAACTGCTTTCAGCATACAGATACTGAATCTTTCAGTTGGCTACTTTCTTTTTCACAACAGTGACCAAATTGTAGTCCACCTTTAGAAAGTCATTGGAGCTTCATGCACAATCACACAATATGCTCATtcctaaatttgttttatttcctttacccTATTTTTTTGGTCTCACTTAAGcctatttttcattaattttatcttgCTCTACTATATGCATTTTCATAAGATGTTTTAAATACTCTTTGGTTTGAGGTAAGgcatacagaaaaatgaacaaatttcttgtaagaaagaaatgacttctagaaattcaacaaacatttattagatGCACGCCACCAAGTGTGGGCATTTTATTAAGTACTGCTATTACTTTTAGACAATAAAAATGGGAAGTACAACAGGTTAGGAAAAGAACACTTGAATTCAGCTTTGGACCAATCTGCTTTTGAGAGCAGACATCTTCACATGGACAGGAAATAAGCCAAGACTCAAGTCTTTAGGCAGAACACTTAAGttgcatttactgtgtgccaggcactattctgagtgatttgcatatttattaaaactgtaatcttcataacaactctatgaggtaggtattattatttaaatagagCTAGGTTTCAATCCAGGTAGAATTCCTATTCTTAACCATTATATTACTCTGTTTAAGAACACTGTGCTAAGAAAAAGGAGCTTTGGGTTTTTGGTCCCGGCTCTGCTACTAATAACAATCCTGACTCCAAAACCTAACAAACCACCTTCTGAACTCTTTCTGATTCTGCAAAATAAGAATATTGTACTAGAATTTTTATGGTCCAATCTAGCTTTGAAACTTTATGGTTCTATGGACAAAGTCTATCTTTATGttcctttgctttgttttcatctttatgtactccctatttacttttttctatcattttgttttttatttttaattttttatggagacagaatcttgctctgttgattaggctggagtgcagcagtgcagtggagtgagcatgcctcgacctcctgagctcacgtgatcctccaacctctgcctcccgagtagctgccaCCATgtgtgactaatttttttatttttatttttgtagagaaagggtcttgctctgttgcccaagctggtctccaactcctgggctcaaagtgatcctcccgccttggcatcccagagCACTGACAttccaggtgtaagccactgtgcctggcccatcttTTCCATTACATAGTGAAAGATGTTTCTTGGAGATGTTTTCCTCTCTGAAATTCCTTTGTGATCTCCAATTACAACAACTCTGGTTCCGAGTTGTTCCCAGTAGCAAGCTTCACTTATGTATTATCAAACATTATAGTAACAGtatattatgcaaaataaattccAGTATTAACTTTCAGTAATTACCCTAGATTCTCAATGTCAAACAACCTAAAACCAACTCTTCCTGTAATTAAAAAGCTCTATCTTCCCTAGTGTGTTAACCTCATTTCCCTATAAAGCTTCAGAACACAAAGATCATCCTTTCAGAGAAAACAATGCTCCTAGTACCTGTAGAGATTAATATCCGCAAATGACTTGCTATTATTGATGGCAAATACACAGAGGAAGCCTTCGCCTGTCCTCATGTATTGGTCTCTCATGGCACTGTACTCTTCTTGTCCAGCTGTATCCAGTATGTCCAACAAACAGGTTTCACCATCTATAACCACCTGTTTTCTGTAAGAATCCTGCGGGTGTGGAGGgtaagggaaggagggaggttcaatttttattaaaaaccacAGGGAATGCAATGCTATTGTCAAGGTCAAATAAGCCTCTAACTATTCAAGCCCATTTCTGCCTATCTGGTTTGTCCCTCAAATTGCTAATATAAAATCACAAACAAAAAGTATCCAATATCACCCTATGTAAAAGAAAACCCACCAAATTCTATATGCCTGCAGAAAATAAAGATGGTCACTCTGTTCctggaaaagattaaaaaaacacagtaaCTCAAATGACAACTCTACTGCAGCCAGGAGGCTACAGATTAGGTACCTAGTGTATTTCACTAAGCTATGAACTGTACTATTTTATTTGtgctgtttattttactttaagaaatCTAAACATACCTTCACCAATTATAACCTGGCCCTATATACATCATTTGTGTTTAtgactaaataaacaaataccttTTGTTTCAGAGAAGGTTATaacactaaatattttttttctcatgacaGAACGTACCTTTGGGAAATATTCCTGAATCAAATTCTTAAAGGTTCCAAACAAGGTATAGTTATGATTAATTTCTCAGGAAGACAGACAGGCATagttcatataaaaaaaaaaaactttcattttggttttatgGCAACAGGCCCTTTACTTGTATTTTAATGTCATCACACTTGGAGAAGTCTCTGGAGTACTGGAAGTGCTCTATGTGGTTATCTGGGTGGTAGCTACATGACTATATAAAAACGCAAAAAGCACTGGGTTCTAGacataaaatttatgaattttacttatgtaaattgctcaataaatcaaacatttaaaaatatttaattaaaatattaaacatatcatgtaaaatattaaagCTGTTAAGCTGGAAATAAAGATTTTGCCAAGGGTTAGCAACCAATTTTTTTATAGTTAGTTTGCATCAATTAAACACTAGTAGCCAGATGGTAGGGAGGCCAGGTGTTGATTAAAATAATCTCTAAAGTTAGGCATTTCTAAACTGAACAAAATTACAAAAccgtttatttatctatttatttattcgtttattttttgagaaggagtctccctgtgtcgcccaggctgaagggctgtggcgtgatctcggctcactgcactctctgcctccggttcaagcgattctcctgcctcagcctcctgagtagctgagattacaggtgcgtgccaccacacccagctaatttttgtattttagtagagatggggtttcaccatgttgatcaggctggtcttgaactcctgacatcgtgatctgcccgcctccgcctcccaaagtgctgggattacaggcgtgagccaccgcgtccggcaaAACCCTTTATTTAAAGAGCCTTAGATGCCACTTACTGAAGACAATCTGTACCATGAACCCTCACAATACAATAGAATCTCTAAGTACCATTACATAGTACTTTACCATTcataaataacttaaatatattaACTTTCCATAACATCCCTGTGTGGTAGGCAGGACAAGTTTATGATAATACATGAGGAAAATGAGGTTGAGAGAGATTCATTTGCTCAATATCACACAACTAAACAATCTCCCATACAGTCTCGCTACTATGGCCTGTGTTTCTCATGTAATAGAGCTGTCATATATGAAGAAACTCACGAATGAACTCAACACTGAGTTTGCAAGTTTACAGAACTGTTAAAAACTGGACGTTTTAGAAACTTCAGCAGCTAATAAAAATGAACTGTTCTCTATAAACACGTTAAGCTTATTGCATAACTGAATGTAGTACCCAAAATAACTTTTACTTTCTCTCctcttatttctttaataaagaaTATAGGTAAAGATGATCTGACACGTGAGAGACAGGGTCAGGTCAGCGGGCTACCACTGGGCCTCACCTCTATGGTGGGATCATATTCATCTACAAAGTGGTTCTGGATTAGCTGGATTGTCAGTGCGCTTTTCCCAACACCACCTGCTCCAACCACCACCAGTTTGTACTCAGTCATTTCACACCAGCAAGAACCTGTTGGAAACCAGTAATCAGGGTTAATCGGCGAGCACCACAGCTAAAGTACTTTAAAGCTTTCTATAATCAATGGAAATGAAAACCCTAGCGTAACCTGCCATTTGGTTCTTAAAGTGACTCGGGAACGCAAAAACACCGGACCAATATCGGCATCACGTTTCTGGAGTACAGTTTTCTAGCAACCCCCACCCTTGGCTATTTTTCAACAGTCCTTGGGCCCCGCCCTCGCCTAAGCAATGGAAATCCCCCTTCCTATTACTCCCCGAAGCCTTCTCAGCTCTAGCGGGAAGCCTCCAGGCCGCAACTCCTTCCCATTCTCCCTTCTGCCTCCAAAGATCTCCCCACGTAGGCACCAAATGGAAGGACCCCCGCCCAAGGCCTTTGTCTCCAGCTGGTAGATTCTGCTCGATTTCTGGCATCAGTGAAACGCCTGAACATTCCACAGCCCAAAGCCAAACACTATGCATGCGAGAAACTTACCTCAAGCTCCACTGCCTCTGCTTTGGACAGATTCAGGACCACAGCAGGGAAAATTGTTGGAGACCCCGGAACCGCCATGAACAGCCCCCACCAGGGAGCGGCACTTCCGGCCCCGCCCGCTACGTAATCAGTCGGCGCCCCAGGCGCCTGTGTCCCCGCCCCGGCCACGTGGGCCTCCGAACCAGGAGTCATGCGGCAGGCCGCACCCAGACCCGCCCCTCCCACACGGGACGTTTCAATAATGAAAGCGCTAGGTGCTAGTGTCTCAAAAATCAGTAAAACTTTATTCGCTTCCATTC
It encodes:
- the NRAS gene encoding GTPase NRas produces the protein MTEYKLVVVGAGGVGKSALTIQLIQNHFVDEYDPTIEDSYRKQVVIDGETCLLDILDTAGQEEYSAMRDQYMRTGEGFLCVFAINNSKSFADINLYREQIKRVKDSDDVPMVLVGNKCDLPTRTVDTKQAHELAKSYGIPFIETSAKTRQGVEDAFYTLVREIRQYRMKKLNSSDDGTQGCMGLPCVVM